In Chromatiaceae bacterium, the DNA window AACCTGGGCGGATGTGACATGCTGTTCATCTCCGGCACGGCCAGCATCGTTGGTCATGAGACCCTGCACGTTGGCGATGTGGCGGCGCAGACACGGGAATCCCTCCACAACATTGAAAGCGTCGTCGCGGAGGCCAACCGCCGGGCCCCAAAGGCCAACTTCCGCCTCGACAACCTTGCCTACAACATCTATGTTCGACATCCAGAAGACCTGGTCAGGGTGCGCCATGAAATGACACAATTTATCGGCCTCCCAGTGTCGGCCGTTTTCTTGCACGCCGATATCTGCCGCGCCGACCTGTTGGTCGAAATCGAGGCATCCGGCGGCCATGCCATCCCTCCCCTATCACAATTCGAGGCACGGTCATGACCCACCACCGCAGTCAGGCCGCCCCTCGTCGCTCTGCCGCTGGCCTGTCTTCCTGTCCTTGGCATCGCCAGCGAAAAGCCCCTCTGGGAATTGGGCGCCGGCCTAACCACGCTCTACTTCCCGGACTATCCCGGTTCGGACCAATCCCGTGCCTACGGCCTGCCCTTCCCCTACTTCATCTATCGCGGTGATTTCTTCAAGGCGGACCGAGACGGCGTTCGTGGTATCTTCTTCGACAGTGACCGCATTGAACTCAACATAAGCATCGGTGCCTCGTTGCCAGTGAACAGCGACGAAAATCGTGCTCGCCAGGGTATGCCGGACCTGCAACCAACGGTGGAGGCTGGACCGGCGCTCGATATCAGTCTTTGGCGCACCAACGACCGGCGCTACCAACTCGACCTGCGGCTGCCCGTGCGGATAGCCGTCACCGTGACCGGTGGGATGGAGGATATTGGCTGGGTGTTCTCGCCCCGCCTCAACCTAGACATCCTCGATGTCGCGGGGCTTTCTGGCTGGAATCTAGGATTGCTCGCGGGACCCATGATTGGCTCCGAACGCAATCATGACTACTTCTATTCGGTGGCTCCGCAATATGCCACCACCGACCGCCCGGCCTTCGACGCCAAGGGCGGTTATGCCGGTAGCCAGTTTTTGATTGCGGTGTCGAAACGCTATTCGAAGTATTGGGTTGGCGCCTTTGCCCGCTGGGACAGCCTCCAGGGGGCGGCCTTCGCCGATAGCCCGCTGGTCGAGAACGACTATGCGTTTTCCGCCGGGATTGGCGTCGCCTGGATACTGGGGGAATCGTCCACTCGCGTCGAGGCGTTCGAGTGAGCGCTGACCTGGTTTCATTACCTGGCTTACTACAGCGCTGGGTCCATCGGCTCTACGAATACGGTGCGCTGTGGTTCGGCTTGGGACTGCTCGGTACGATTTCCCTAACCTGGTCGCTTCTCGCAGTGCCACTCTATTTCGTCGTGCCTAAGCGCTGGGCCGACCCGCTTGGGCGTTGGGCCGTCACCCGTATTTTTCGCTTCTACCTTGGGGCACTCGCCTTGATCGGCGCTTGCCGATTCGATATCCGCGCCCTCGATACCTTGCGCGCCGAAGGACCGCTGGTGATCGCCCCCAACCACCCCAGCCTGCTCGACGCCCCGATGGTCATCTCGCGTCTGCCCAACCTCGCCTGCATCATGAAGGCGGACATCGTCGATAACGTCTTTCTCGGTGCCAGCGCACGGTTGGCGGGATACATCCGCAATGACGCGCAACTGAGCATGATCAAGCAGGCAATGGCCGAGCTGAAAAGCGGCAGTCACCTGTTACTCTTTCCTGAAGGCACTCGTACCACCCGCTGGCCGATCAATCCCTGCAAGGGCACGACCGCCCTCATCGCCAAGTGGGCAAAGGTGCCCATTCAGACCGTGTTCATCGAGGCCGACTCCGCCTACCTCAGCAAGGGCTGGCCCCTGTTGCGTCGCCCGACGCTCCCTATCACCTATCGCATCCGGCTCGGTCGACGTTTCGAGCCGCCGGAACAGGCCGGGGTCATGACCGAGGAACTAGAGCGCTATTTTCTTGATGAGTTGCGCAATATCCCCTGCGTTCTGCCGCCCTGCATAGTGCAGGGCGCGGAATCCGGTAGGCTCAGCACATCTGATGTTACCTGACATGAATAACTCCATCACCCATCTGGTGATGATTCCCAGCTATGACCCCGGTGCCCAGGTCTATGACACGGTGCGCGCCGCCCGCCGGCAATGGACGCCGGTGTGGGTGGTGGTTGACGGCTGCACCGACGGGACGGTCGCCGGTCTCCAAGCGATGGCGGCCACGGATCCGGGCCTCAGGGTGGTAGTCTTGCCGGAAAACCGGGGTAAGGGTGCGGCAGTCTTGCAAGGCCTTGACCTCGCCGCGAGTGAAGGTTTTACCCACGCGCTCACCTTAGACTCGGACGGCCAACACCCGGTCGACCTTATCCCAGTCTTTATGGCTACCTCCATTGCGGCCCCGGACTGTATGGTGCTAGGCGTGCCGGTGTTCGATGCCAACGCGCCAAAGTTGCGCGTACAGGGCCGCAAGGTATCCAACGCCTGGGCCAACCTGGAGACCCTGTGGATGGGTATCGGTGATTCCCTCTATGGCTTTCGCGTCTATCCCATCGAACCCTTGCGCCAGGTCATGCATGGCCAGCGCTGGATGCGCCGTTTCGACTTCGATCCCGAGGCGGTGGTACGCCTGTGCTGGCGCGGCGTCCGCCCTATCAACCTGCCCGCGCCGGTGAGATATCTTGCCGCCGACCAAGGTGGCGTCTCTCACTTTAATTATCTGCGCGACAATGCCCTGCTCACCTGGATGCACATTCGTCTAATGCTGGGTCTCCTGCCGCGATTACCCTCCCTCTTTCCGCGACGTTTGTGCATACGATGAACCAACGCCTCGATCCATCTGACGATGTTGTACATGCGCCGCACCCGCTGCTGACGGAGTACTACTCCAGCGAGGAAGAGCGGTTCGGCTTCGTGCGCCAGATTTTTGACAGTACCGCGTCGGATTATGACCGGATCGAACGGCTGCTAGCGCTGGGAAGCGGGCCTTGGTATCGAGGGCAAGCGTTGAAGCGGGCCGGTCTTAAGCCGGGCATGCGCATTGTCGACATCGGCGTAGGCACCGGTTTGGTGGCCCGTGAGGCCGTTAAGCAGGTGGGTGACCCCAGCCTGGTGACTGGCGTCGACCCGAGCATCGGCATGCTGGCCAACGCCCATTTGCCGACAGGCGTTCACCTCGTGGAGGGCAGGGCGGAAGGAATTCCGCTTCCCAACGGTGGTTTTGATTTTCTGAGCATGGGCTATGCTTTGCGCCATATTGGCGATCTATCGGCCGCCTTTAGCGAATTCCATCGCGTCCTTAAACCGGGTGGCCGATTGTGTCTGCTCGAGATCACCAAACCGGAACGGACCTGGAGCCAGTTCCTGCTTAAAGTCTACATGCGCGGCGCGGTGCCGGTCCTGGCCCGCCTGATTGGCGGCAGTGCCGAAACGGCTAGATTGTGGCGCTATTACTGGGATACCGTTGATGCCTGTGTGTCTCCGGACAGGGTCATCCATACGCTGGAGGCCACCGGCTTTACCGGAGTGAAGCGGCACATCGAAACACGCGCACTGGCAATCCTTGCCGAATATCAAGCGGTTAAGCCCGGCTGAGCCACATGCGGGTAGGCTGAGTGCATACTGGGGCAGGCTCAGCGCCTGGCGTAAATCCCGACCCCCAAACTCGGCAACCAACGGCGTAGGCCCGGGGTGGTGATCACAGTGCTGAAAATGGCCATCAGCACCAGCATGGTGAAGACCTGCTGGGAGATGACGCCCAAGTCATAGCCGACATTGATGACGATCAGCTCCATCAGGGCGCGGGTGTTCATCATGATGCCCAGCACCTTGCCCTCCTGATGCGATAGCCCTGCCCAACGCGCCGCGACATAGCTCCCCCCGAACTTTCCAAGGGTGGCCAGGGCGATCAGCAGCAGGCACCAACCCCAAGCGGCCACGGAGTCCATGCTCACAATGTGGGTGCGTAGACCGGTGTAGGTGAAAAAGATAGGCAGGAAAAAGACCAGGACGAAGTGGCCGATGCGCTCCTTCCATGCCTCGATGAATTCGTGCTCATCATGTAGGATTACCCCCATCATGAAACCACCGAAGATGGCGAAGATGCCAAGCTGATAGGTGGTAATCGCCGAGATGAAGATGCCGGCGAGCATGATCCCAAGTAGATTGTGGGTGAGCTTGCCGCGCCTGGCCTGCTCGCCCGTCGGCGTGGGGCCGGCCTGGCTGATGCGGATGAGGTGCTTTACAAAGGGTCGCACGACGAACCACCAGATCAGAAAGAACCCGGCGACTAGCAGCACCTTGAGGCCAAACACTGCCGGGTTGAACTGGGCTAGGGCGAGCGCGGTGACCAGGGCGAGCAGCAGCCATCCGACCACGTCGTTGATAGCCGCAGCGCTGATGGCGATAACGCCGATGGGCTGACGCGTGATCTTGAACTCGATCATCATGCGCCCAAGGATCGGCAGTGCCGTGATGGAGAAGGCCGTGGCGATGAACAGGGCCGAGGCGATCGGATCGACGCCGGGTGACAGCAGCGGGGCGGTGAAGTACCCGAAGCCAAAGCCGAGAGAGAAAGGCGCCACCATGCTGGCCGTGGCTATATAGCTGACGGCGCGGCGGTTATGCCGGTCCACTAGATGGGCGAAATCGAACTCCAGACCAATCTGGAACATCAGTAGGATCAGGCCAATCTGGGATAACATCTGCATAGGCGCGGGTGGCGTCGATCGAAAGACGTATTCGAAGACCCCCGGTGCCACCAACCCAAACAGAGACGGCCCGAGCAGGATGCCGACGATGATCTCCCCCACCGCCGGCGACTGCCCGATCCGGTGCGCGACCTCACCGCCCAGGCGCGCGGCCAGAATGATCGCGGTCAATTGCAACAGGGTGAAGAACAGCAGGGCCTCGGCCTGATGGACGGCGAGGGCGTACACGGGTGCCGTCATATCATGCCTCCGTTCACCGAGATGATCTGGCCAGTGATATAGCTGGCCTGTTCCGAAGCAAGAAAACCCACCAGGTCTGCTACCTCTTCCGGTCTCCCGGCCCGCTTCATGGGCACCATGGTCGCGATGATCTGGTCGTCGAAAACCCCGTCGATCATGCCGGTCTTAATGATGCCAGGGGCCACGGCATTAACAGTGATGCCGCGGCTGGCGAGCTCCAGGGACAGCGACTTGGTGGCGGCGTGCAGGCCCCCCTTGGCGGTGGCGTAGTTCACTTGACCGCGGTTGCCGGTCAACCCCGCGATGGAGGTGATGGTGACGATGCGCCCCCAACGGCTGCGGATCATGGGCATGGTCAAGGGTTGGGTGACATGAAAGAAGCCATTGAGGGACACGTCCAGTACCCTGCGCCATTGACCAGCACTCATGCCAGGGAAGACGGCATCGTCATGCACGCCGGCATTGTTGACGAGGACCTGAATCGGCGACTCCGCGACGAGGGCCTCAAGGACGACGCGACTGGCTGCGGCGTCGGTGACATCGAAGGCGATGGCCTCGGCCGCGCCACCCGTCTGGGTAATTTCATCCGCTAGCGCGGCGGCCTTGGCCAGATTCCGGTTGGTGTGGACGTAGACGTAACAGCCGTCGGCAGCCAGCCGTCGACAGATCGCTCCGCCGATGCCGCCGCTGCCGCCGGTAACAAGTGCATGTATCATGTTGGCTTCCTTAGCTTCGCCGCATCCAGCACTACGGTGATGCGACCGGTCAACAGCAGCCGCTCCCCTGCGGAAATGCTGAAGCCATACAGGATGATGCTGTCGTCGCCGGAGAGACATTCAGCCTCGATGATCAAATCGGCATTGATGTCATCCAGTCGTGCGACATGCAGTTCGACTCCGCGCGCGCTGGTGAGATACCCGGCACGGGGCGGCGCATTGGGAGCCGCCAGCAGGGCGCCATGTGCCGCCATCGCCTGGGCAGCATATTCGATGCCGCAGGCGGCCCCCAATCGGCCATGGGCGCGCAGGGGGTTATCCTGAGCGCGGTGGCTCGCAGCCGTGCAGCGAATGCAGCGGGCGTTCCAGGCGTCGATGTGATGCAGCAGGCACATGCTGCCCTGGTGCGGGAGGTGAGCAAGCAGCCAGGTGCGGTCTAACGGCATGGCTGGATATCCACCGCCAGCCTGAGCGGTTCCAGATACTCCAGGATCACCCGACCGGCACGACCCCGAGCCAGAGCCTGCAACAGGGGCAGGCCACGCGCTGCGGGGATCTGGCGGCGCAGGGCCTCCAGGCCCGGATTCGCCACCCGGTCCAGGGGCGCCTCTACCCAATTGATTTGCAGGCGAGCCAGAGAGTTGGGGCCCTTTTGCGGCATCAACGCCAAGGCCAGACCGAAAGCGGCCGGCAGCGGTCGCTTGGCGTGTAACGGCTCCGGGTGAGGCGCCTCGTAGGTCACCAGCAGGGTACCCACGCCGTCGACTGCCACCTGGGTGAGTGCCTCCAGCAATCCCGCCCCGAAGCTGCCGTCATAGGCGCACAGGACCGTGGCCGGGGTCATGGCCCCAGACGCGATGCCCCAGTAGCCCGCCGAGGCGTTATGCACCGAATTGTGGAATCGGGTGGGGGAGATGTGGCGGTCTTCCGATGCCAACACCCGACAGATGGCGTCGCAGTTGTCGCCATCCGCGCCGGACGAGGAGAAGATGGCGACCAGGTGTTTGGCATCCAACCGGGCAGCGGCGATGGCTTCTTGCGCCACGGCCAGGGCCACTTTGACGGCCAGACCGACGCGGCGACGTTCGGGGGGGGGAAGCGCCACGGGGGGCGGCACCATGATTGGCCTGGGCTCATAGTCAGCCGCACCGGTCAGGGTAGCCTGCGCCTCAGCCCAATTGTCAAGGCCTGGGCCTAGCACGCCGATGCCGTCGATCCAGCCGTTGAGCATGGTGGTCGTGGGGTACGCCATATCAGCCTGCGCGTCCCAGCACCAGGCTGCAATTGGTTCCGCCGAAACCGAAGGAATTGCTCATCACCCGACGTGGCGCAAGTTCGCTATTGGCGGTCAGATATTGAATGGGAATGGCCGGATCGAGGTGGAGGGTATTGATGCCCCCCGGCAGGAAAGCATGCTGCAGGGCCAAGGCGCTGATGACCGCCTCCAGGCCACCCGCCGCCCCCAAGGTATGCCCCGTCGCGCCCTTGGTAGAACTGTATGACGCCCGGTCGCCGAACAGGGCTGCCACCGCCTTGCCCTCAGCGGCATCGTTGCTCGGCGTCGCCGTGCCGTGCAGATTGATATAGTCGATGTCCGCCGCCTGCAAGCCTGCCGATCGTAGGGCAGCGGCCATGGCCATCCGAGCGCCCAATCCTTCGGGGTGGGGAGCGGACATGTGATAGGCGTCGCTGGACTCACCGGTGCCCAGCAGCAGCACGGCATTGGCATCGAGGCTCTCCCCCGGCCGTTCCAGCAACACAAAGGCAGCGGCCTCGCCGATGGAGATGCCCTTGCGGTCTACATCAAAAGGCCGGCAGGGTTCGGCTGAGAGCAGCTCCAGGGAATTGAAGCCGTATAGGGTCGTCAGGCAGAGCGAGTCCACACCGCCCACGATAGCGGCATCGATGACACCGGCTGCCAGCATGCGAGCGGCCGAGGCGAATACTTTGGCGCTGGACGAGCAGGCGGTGGAGACGACCACGGCCGGCCCTTCAAGGCGGTACCAACGACGAACGAAGTCCGCCACCGAATAGGTGTTGTGGGTTGTACGGTAGTTGAAGTCGTTCGGCAAGGCCCCAGTGTTCGGGTCCCGGCGGCGGTAGGCCTGCTCCGTCTGCAGGATGCCAGCGGTGCTGGTACCGAGCAGGACACCCAGCCGCCGCCGGCCGTACCGGGCAATGGCCGCCTCGACGGCTGAACTGAAACCGTCCTGTTGCAGGCCCAGAAAGGCAAGGCGGTTGTTGCGGCATTCGTATTCGGCCAGGGAGGCCGGCAAAGGGAAATCGTCTACCTTCGGTACCTCGCCGACGTGCGTGTCGAGGTCGCGGACGGTCTCGAACCGGCAAGGGGCTAGACCACCCCGTTGCTGACGCAATGCTGTCAGAATTGCATCAAGGCCATGGCCGAGGCAACTGCTGACGGTAAAATGGGAAAGGTGGACAGGAGTCACGAGGGGCTATCGGCTGTCTGACGTTGCCCTGACCTATATCCCTGGCTGGCCTTCTCGCCTAACCGGGCGACCAGCATGACGTTGGCAAAAGGCAAATCACCGTTCATGGAGGCGGTCTCGACGCGAAAGTCCAGCACCTCCAGTGCCTGGATCCAGTCAGGTAGGCGGCGGCAATGCAGGGGGGGCAGGCGGTTGCCGCGGAAGAAGGCTACCGTGCGGTCTGTCCAGTTGCTTAGCTGAAAACCCAGACCGGCGCCGGCATCCCCAACGCGGGTCAAGAAAAGGCCATTGGGTGGCAGGGCGGCGCGTACCCGTCGCAGGACGTCGCCCTGCGACGGGCCGTCAACGTAATGCAGAGCGTCCATAATCACAACCACATCCGCTTGGCCAAAATCCACATGGCGCATATCGCCCTCTTCGAATTGGGCTCGCCCTCCCAGGGCAAGCCGTGCCCGTTTCACATCGTTCGTCAACAGATCAACGCCACGGATGTCCGCCACCCGCGGGGGGGCAGGCCACTCCGCCGACCAGTCACCGGCATCATACAGTTGCCGGGCGGACAGTAGCCAGGCCGCCAGCAGTCCCTGACCACAGCCCAGATCGAGGATGCGGGCGTTGATCGGGAACAGCCCAGGTTCCAACATGCCAACGAACACCGGGTCGTTGCGGAGCTTGCCGCGAGCGAAGTGGTAGGCGAATTTGCCGGCGGCCCGGTAATGCTCGCTGGCATGGTCGATGATGCGTTTGCGCAGGATCTCGGGACACAGGGTCATGGACGGGGTCATGGCGCGGAACTATCCATGGCGGACCTCAGGGTAATGGGCTTGAGGCCGATAGCGGCCGCCGCTTCCAGCACGCGGGGCAGAACGGCGAGGATCACCGGCTGACCGGCTACGGTTCGGGCTGCGTGGCCGTCATGTAGGAGCAGGATGTCGCCGGCAGCGAGGTTATTGGTCAAACGACGTGCCACATCATCCGCGTCCCGGTTGTGGGTGTCGTAGCCGCGACGGGTCCAACTGGCCAGATGGAGGCCGTGCCGGGCGAGGATGGGTTCCAAAAAGGGATTGCGCAGGCCGGCGGGGGGCCGAAAAAAGCACGGCCGCTGGCCGGAGATGGCGGCCAGGTTATCTTGGCCGATTTCGATCTCGTGGGCCATACGCCAAGGCCCGAAGGTAGAGAAGTGATGGTAGTGGTGCTGGCTATGGTTCTCCACGGTATGACCCCACCGAACGATCTCCTGGCATAGCTCGGGATGGCGCTGAGCCATCGAGCCGATACAGAAAAAACTGGCGCGGGCATCGAAGCGGTCGAGCAGATCGAGCACCTGCGGCGTCACCTCCGGGTCGGGGCCGTCATCGACGGTGATAGCGATATGCCCCAGCGCCGCGGCAGGCGGTAGTCGCACCCAGTTGGGGCCCAGGCTCCGGCTACGCGGCCAGAGGCCGGCGGCGATGAGGGCCAGGTGGTTGGCGGCCAGTACGCCCAGCCCCCAAGGCCACAGCCCCGGCTGCATCCCAAGCAACCCCAGGGCACCGGCATGCAGGGTGAAGGTTGCCTGGAACAACGGCGTGGGGCGCCACTCGCGGCGGGCGTGGGTAGGTTGCAGGGCGGTCATGTCCGTCGCGACAGGATGGCGGAAAAGGCCAGGGCAAGCATCGCGCCCGGGCCGACCGTGGAGCCGATGGCGTTGAGCACCGGCACGGTGGAAAAGGCAAGGATGCCAAAGCCGGCCACCGTCGTGCTGACGGCAAGCAGCAGGGAGACCAGGATGCGCGGCGAGATGCCCCCTTCGGCAGCCCCGCGGTCGAAGAACAGGGCATAGTTGGAACCGACGGCCACCACCAGCAGCATGCCTACCAGGTGCAGGATATTCAGTTGTTGACCAGCCAGGACCAGGCCGGCAATGACCACGGCAACGGCAACGACCAGCGGGGCGGCGATGCGGAACACCCGGCCTGGGGAACGGGTGGCCGGGACCAGCAAGCCGAGGATGGCGGCCAGGCCCCCGAGGGACAGCAGGATGGCCTCGCGCAGATAGCCTGCGTACAGGCGGTCGGACTCGCCCTTGAGATCAACGAAATAGACACCTGCCAGACCCGTCGAACCAAGGGCAACGCGTACCCGCTCGGCGTCAAGGGTGCGAGTGGCCGGGACGCGGAGCGGTAGCAAGGCGGTCCAGCGCCCCCCGGACGGCATCAGCAGGGCGTCCACTCCCTCAGCCAGGGAGCTTCCGTCGATGTCTTGCCGGGTCAGTGGCATCTGGTCGCGAGCCTTCGCCAAATCCGCAAAGAAGGGCTCGAAGCGATCGGGCTGCACGGGCAAGCCGGTAATGGCCACCT includes these proteins:
- a CDS encoding beta-ketoacyl synthase chain length factor, encoding MAYPTTTMLNGWIDGIGVLGPGLDNWAEAQATLTGAADYEPRPIMVPPPVALPPPERRRVGLAVKVALAVAQEAIAAARLDAKHLVAIFSSSGADGDNCDAICRVLASEDRHISPTRFHNSVHNASAGYWGIASGAMTPATVLCAYDGSFGAGLLEALTQVAVDGVGTLLVTYEAPHPEPLHAKRPLPAAFGLALALMPQKGPNSLARLQINWVEAPLDRVANPGLEALRRQIPAARGLPLLQALARGRAGRVILEYLEPLRLAVDIQPCR
- a CDS encoding beta-ketoacyl-[acyl-carrier-protein] synthase family protein, translated to MTPVHLSHFTVSSCLGHGLDAILTALRQQRGGLAPCRFETVRDLDTHVGEVPKVDDFPLPASLAEYECRNNRLAFLGLQQDGFSSAVEAAIARYGRRRLGVLLGTSTAGILQTEQAYRRRDPNTGALPNDFNYRTTHNTYSVADFVRRWYRLEGPAVVVSTACSSSAKVFASAARMLAAGVIDAAIVGGVDSLCLTTLYGFNSLELLSAEPCRPFDVDRKGISIGEAAAFVLLERPGESLDANAVLLLGTGESSDAYHMSAPHPEGLGARMAMAAALRSAGLQAADIDYINLHGTATPSNDAAEGKAVAALFGDRASYSSTKGATGHTLGAAGGLEAVISALALQHAFLPGGINTLHLDPAIPIQYLTANSELAPRRVMSNSFGFGGTNCSLVLGRAG
- a CDS encoding 1-acyl-sn-glycerol-3-phosphate acyltransferase translates to MVSLPGLLQRWVHRLYEYGALWFGLGLLGTISLTWSLLAVPLYFVVPKRWADPLGRWAVTRIFRFYLGALALIGACRFDIRALDTLRAEGPLVIAPNHPSLLDAPMVISRLPNLACIMKADIVDNVFLGASARLAGYIRNDAQLSMIKQAMAELKSGSHLLLFPEGTRTTRWPINPCKGTTALIAKWAKVPIQTVFIEADSAYLSKGWPLLRRPTLPITYRIRLGRRFEPPEQAGVMTEELERYFLDELRNIPCVLPPCIVQGAESGRLSTSDVT
- a CDS encoding cation:proton antiporter encodes the protein MTAPVYALAVHQAEALLFFTLLQLTAIILAARLGGEVAHRIGQSPAVGEIIVGILLGPSLFGLVAPGVFEYVFRSTPPAPMQMLSQIGLILLMFQIGLEFDFAHLVDRHNRRAVSYIATASMVAPFSLGFGFGYFTAPLLSPGVDPIASALFIATAFSITALPILGRMMIEFKITRQPIGVIAISAAAINDVVGWLLLALVTALALAQFNPAVFGLKVLLVAGFFLIWWFVVRPFVKHLIRISQAGPTPTGEQARRGKLTHNLLGIMLAGIFISAITTYQLGIFAIFGGFMMGVILHDEHEFIEAWKERIGHFVLVFFLPIFFTYTGLRTHIVSMDSVAAWGWCLLLIALATLGKFGGSYVAARWAGLSHQEGKVLGIMMNTRALMELIVINVGYDLGVISQQVFTMLVLMAIFSTVITTPGLRRWLPSLGVGIYARR
- a CDS encoding MipA/OmpV family protein — translated: MPLACLPVLGIASEKPLWELGAGLTTLYFPDYPGSDQSRAYGLPFPYFIYRGDFFKADRDGVRGIFFDSDRIELNISIGASLPVNSDENRARQGMPDLQPTVEAGPALDISLWRTNDRRYQLDLRLPVRIAVTVTGGMEDIGWVFSPRLNLDILDVAGLSGWNLGLLAGPMIGSERNHDYFYSVAPQYATTDRPAFDAKGGYAGSQFLIAVSKRYSKYWVGAFARWDSLQGAAFADSPLVENDYAFSAGIGVAWILGESSTRVEAFE
- a CDS encoding class I SAM-dependent methyltransferase; translated protein: MNQRLDPSDDVVHAPHPLLTEYYSSEEERFGFVRQIFDSTASDYDRIERLLALGSGPWYRGQALKRAGLKPGMRIVDIGVGTGLVAREAVKQVGDPSLVTGVDPSIGMLANAHLPTGVHLVEGRAEGIPLPNGGFDFLSMGYALRHIGDLSAAFSEFHRVLKPGGRLCLLEITKPERTWSQFLLKVYMRGAVPVLARLIGGSAETARLWRYYWDTVDACVSPDRVIHTLEATGFTGVKRHIETRALAILAEYQAVKPG
- a CDS encoding class I SAM-dependent methyltransferase, producing MTLCPEILRKRIIDHASEHYRAAGKFAYHFARGKLRNDPVFVGMLEPGLFPINARILDLGCGQGLLAAWLLSARQLYDAGDWSAEWPAPPRVADIRGVDLLTNDVKRARLALGGRAQFEEGDMRHVDFGQADVVVIMDALHYVDGPSQGDVLRRVRAALPPNGLFLTRVGDAGAGLGFQLSNWTDRTVAFFRGNRLPPLHCRRLPDWIQALEVLDFRVETASMNGDLPFANVMLVARLGEKASQGYRSGQRQTADSPS
- the fabG gene encoding 3-oxoacyl-ACP reductase FabG, with amino-acid sequence MIHALVTGGSGGIGGAICRRLAADGCYVYVHTNRNLAKAAALADEITQTGGAAEAIAFDVTDAAASRVVLEALVAESPIQVLVNNAGVHDDAVFPGMSAGQWRRVLDVSLNGFFHVTQPLTMPMIRSRWGRIVTITSIAGLTGNRGQVNYATAKGGLHAATKSLSLELASRGITVNAVAPGIIKTGMIDGVFDDQIIATMVPMKRAGRPEEVADLVGFLASEQASYITGQIISVNGGMI
- a CDS encoding glycosyltransferase family 2 protein, which gives rise to MNNSITHLVMIPSYDPGAQVYDTVRAARRQWTPVWVVVDGCTDGTVAGLQAMAATDPGLRVVVLPENRGKGAAVLQGLDLAASEGFTHALTLDSDGQHPVDLIPVFMATSIAAPDCMVLGVPVFDANAPKLRVQGRKVSNAWANLETLWMGIGDSLYGFRVYPIEPLRQVMHGQRWMRRFDFDPEAVVRLCWRGVRPINLPAPVRYLAADQGGVSHFNYLRDNALLTWMHIRLMLGLLPRLPSLFPRRLCIR
- a CDS encoding 3-hydroxylacyl-ACP dehydratase; protein product: MPLDRTWLLAHLPHQGSMCLLHHIDAWNARCIRCTAASHRAQDNPLRAHGRLGAACGIEYAAQAMAAHGALLAAPNAPPRAGYLTSARGVELHVARLDDINADLIIEAECLSGDDSIILYGFSISAGERLLLTGRITVVLDAAKLRKPT
- a CDS encoding polysaccharide deacetylase family protein, with the translated sequence MTALQPTHARREWRPTPLFQATFTLHAGALGLLGMQPGLWPWGLGVLAANHLALIAAGLWPRSRSLGPNWVRLPPAAALGHIAITVDDGPDPEVTPQVLDLLDRFDARASFFCIGSMAQRHPELCQEIVRWGHTVENHSQHHYHHFSTFGPWRMAHEIEIGQDNLAAISGQRPCFFRPPAGLRNPFLEPILARHGLHLASWTRRGYDTHNRDADDVARRLTNNLAAGDILLLHDGHAARTVAGQPVILAVLPRVLEAAAAIGLKPITLRSAMDSSAP